Proteins from a genomic interval of Pecten maximus chromosome 13, xPecMax1.1, whole genome shotgun sequence:
- the LOC117340382 gene encoding uncharacterized protein LOC117340382, translated as MACLPFVCDPKVKRGFMPIGVNILLASVLLFRLISLGCAVYALALLNTDAALQTVHTNFVDSLYVFGKIPLGNMLIVITYSCACAMMPLQVFNNVMGLAGVLFTSRRIVYAHIGMSLITIPVMLVYIVLLAGTSRDFHYGIDDAFNTKLNIGDSVATEFRGKLTCCGYSGEDPCGNFLIYGVKLPVSIVTIIRNNVINVRGNQK; from the exons ATGGCCTGCCTACCTTTTGTTTGTGACCCAAAGGTTAAGCGTGGGTTCATGCCAATTGGAGTCAACATTCTTCTTGCATCTGTGCTGTTGTTTAGA CTGATCTCGTTAGGATGTGCCGTATACGCATTGGCACTGCTGAACACGGACGCTGCTCTTCAGACCGTCCACACAAACTTCGTTGATTCTCTCTACGTGTTCGGAAAAATCCCACTTGGTAACATGTTGATCGTTATTACATATTCCTGCGCATGCGCAATGATGCCTTTACAAGTGTTTAACAATGTGATGGGATTAGCAGGAGTATTGTTTACAAGCAGACGGATTGTTTATGCG CATATCGGCATGTCCTTAATCACGATCCCTGTTATGCTGGTTTACATCGTGTTATTGGCTGGGACTAGCCGTGAC TTTCATTATGGAATAGATGATGCATTTAACACCAAACTAAACATCGGTGATTCCGTGGCGACCGAGTTCAGAGGAAAG TTAACCTGCTGTGGGTATTCTGGTGAAGATCCTTGTGGAAACTTCTTGATCTATGGCGTTAAACTACCAGTAAGTATAGTGACTATAATTAGAAACAATGTAATTAATGTTAGAGGAAACCAGAAATAG